From Abditibacteriota bacterium:
CGGTTTTGGGCGCCGGTCGTTTTTGACGGCGGCTGCAGAAAGCGCGGCCCAAAACATAACCGTCCACTATGAAGATACACCAATAATGGTCCAGATCACTATGATAAGAATAATAAAAGTCATGATACACCTCTTTCGTTTTCGGCGGCTTTTCCCCATACGGGAAGGCCGGTCGTTATTCCTCCGGCGCATCGCGGAAGGTGAGATATCTTCTGTCATAGCCCAGCGTGACGGAGCTTCCGCTGCGCCTTGCGACGATCAGTTCGGCCATTTCCGGCCAGCTGCTTTCTTCTACCGGCCTGGGTATGCCTTGGTAAAAACCGGGCCGGTACAGCAGGAGTATCACGTCGGACAAGGCCGACACGTGGTAGTCAAGCTCGTCCTGATGCGGCCTTTTTCCCTCCGGATCCTTAAACTGCTCCGGTCTTGCCGGCAGATCGGCGGCCATCAGCAGGGGGCACTCCATCTCCAGGGCCAGCTTCTTCATCTCCGTGACTACCCGGCCATAATTAATGGATACGACTACTGCCGGGGTGCGGGTCACCAGTTTGACGTCGGGGTCCGGCAGCTTCGCCGCTATGAGCTGCGGCCGCCTGCCTTCATCTGCAAGGCGCCTGCATTTTGCCCGGATGATCTCCGGCTTCTGCTTGGGGATGTCGCCGAAAAACAGCTTTTTGTTTTCCGTCAGCCTGTGTTCCATATCGGCCGCCGCTTCCCTTTCGGCGT
This genomic window contains:
- a CDS encoding DnaB-like helicase C-terminal domain-containing protein, with amino-acid sequence MTDFNETGSIKTGFREADEIIGELLPSQLITVAARNGNGKTAFVLDVVCHAVLDENKKAAVFLPEVSEKEALLRMISSRTRINIHRLRSGALSDAEREAAADMEHRLTENKKLFFGDIPKQKPEIIRAKCRRLADEGRRPQLIAAKLPDPDVKLVTRTPAVVVSINYGRVVTEMKKLALEMECPLLMAADLPARPEQFKDPEGKRPHQDELDYHVSALSDVILLLYRPGFYQGIPRPVEESSWPEMAELIVARRSGSSVTLGYDRRYLTFRDAPEE